TGTCATTGATTCTGTGCGTTTTCCATCTTGGACAGTTTATCGGGCACTCAGCGGGTTGTCCTCGAGGGGCCGTTTTTAGGACTATCACGAGAGTCGTGATTATTTGTAGTGTTAGATGCTTTGACATTAGACACGTATGTAATTCTACTTAGTACAATGTCAAACTCTCCTCTTATGAGCAATTAGATGCTTATTCCCCGTAGCAGCGAAAGGCAAATGCCATCACCACAGGCTGCTCCAAATTAGGTGCTGACTAGTACGCATGTCCGATGCGTCTATATTCTCGGACGTGAGATGTCAACCCAACCTCGATGTTATATACGAAAAATCCCGTTCTGGCACTCCACCTTGACCAGCTAGCAGGCTAGCAGCAATAGCCATTATATGCTGCGAACGACCACTAAGGACTTCGCAAGCTCTCTCTCTGTATCTCACCATAAACCTGTTCTCTTGAACGGCCAGTGCGAGATGCCCTTTACttatttccaaagaaaaaaatgccaaaCAACCAATCCAATCTTATCCGACTTCACATCATGCATGGCTGCCGCCTCAAATCATGTGAAATGGATTCCAAGGGGTATAGATGAGTAAATTCAATCTTCCCAATTCACAATGGAATAGATGAACCAACTCCAGGCAAGAATGGCGAACTTTCCATTTACTTCACTAATCATCTGGCAGGTGCCAAATATAATATAAGCCAGAGAGCAAAAAGCTGATCTGGATATCGCCATGTGGTCGGGAAGCAGCCAGCCCACAGCATCAAGAGCATTGAAACCATATGATAAGTTAAAAGCAAAAACGCACGAGTAGAAAGGGAACAGATGAAAAACATTGTCTTGGCAAAAATGACATTCTTGGAAGTACAAGAATTTAGATCTTCCGGTTTCAATAGTCCAAATCAAGGAAAATTTCTAAACTGCTAGCGGACTATTCAGATTGTAGTTGCACAAGAGAATtcctcatttcttcttttcaccACCTCCAGCAGACCTGCACCAAAATCCAAGAGATTATCTCACTGAAACACATTAAACAGAAAAAGATCTCCATGAACAGTATGCATTTGTTGGTTTACCTCATCTTGCGGAGGACATTAGACATCTCCTCACGCTTCTTCTTTGCCCTCTTGTGGGTGCCCAGCTTTCTCTTAGCCACCTTCAGAGCACGCTTGTCCTTTCCGACTTTTAGAAGCTCAGTGATCCTTTTCTCGTATGGTGCAAATCCAGCAACTTCCCTGATCAAGCTCCTCACGAAATGGACCCTCTTGCTGGTTTTCTAAAAGACATAAAAGGAACCAAATCATACATAGGAAGCAGATAATTCAATTATTCCTACCCTACAATAATTGCCCAATAGAAGTAACTTATGACCTCTGCTTTTGCAAATACTACTTAAGGGACAGAAGATAAGAGAACCCTCCAGTATGCTCGACATAGGAAGCAGAATATTCAATTAATCCTACCCAAGAGTTATTGCCAACAGAAGTAACTTATGACCTCTGCTTTCGCTCATACTACTTaagggagagaagaaaagagaccCCTCCAGTATGCTTGAATGTAACGATTTAATTTTGAagtggaaaccaagatttcacCATTGAAATTCAGTGgagtaaattatgactattgcaATTTTGAGATAGAAAGACCTTAACACAGGTTATTATATAAACGTGCATCTTTTATAATATATGGAAGACAATAGTCATATTTTGCAAGCCACCTACAGTATTGGGCACCAGCTGCACAACATATTTTCACTAAACTAGAAACAGTTCACAAGGTTTAGCCAACGGCGTGAGTGCACCGGCCTACTAAACAATTTCTGCCAGAACTTAACTCCACGAGAGAAACTAGTTTCCCCCTTATTAAACTCTCTCTACAAAACCCCTAAAACTAGATATGAGGGCATCTCTTCTCAAAGATAAACCTCTCTCAATCATCAACAAGTTTTACAAAGGAAAACTATAAGGGGCAACAAATGCCTATGGTCAATCTCAGGGTCCTCAAAATTCTCTTCTAGGGAGACAAAACCGACAACAAAAACCGCATCTTTCAAATtgcgtcaatgaaatgcacATGCCtcggtaccaaaacaacagaaagggAATCCACGCACTGGTCAATTGGCATAGAGATGCAGGATGCACTTACCCCTTTACGGTCGCTGGGACGGGGAGCGAGTTCCTTCTTGGTCACGATGTGGCCCTTGTTAAGGCCCACGAAGAGGCCAGTGCTGGGCTGCTTCGGAGCCATTTCCTACTCATCAAAAACGACGAACCCCACGTATTAACGCGCGCTTGTAGAACCAACCACAATCGAAATTTGCAAACGCCGTGACATACCATATAGAAAACTAAAACCGTAGATATTACGACAAgcaagcacaaaaaaaaaaaaaaaaaaaaaaaaaaaacataaacagaggcagcaaagaaagaaaaacaagagcaAATAAAAACAGGTGAAGAGTTGCAAAGAGAAGCTTTTGCCATGAAGTGCCATGACGAGACATCGCGAAGGTGATGCGTTGAATAATAGAGAGAACAGATCTCATTAACAAACGGCACAGAGCTCTCGAGCTTTCGATCTTGGGAGAGATTTTACCTTCTGGGCGGGCGGCCTGAGGTTCTGAGACGGTCGGCTGGaacgaaggaggagaagaactAGGGTTAGACGACGAGCGTTCGGTTTTATATATCCGCAGAAAGGACGAGGACCATAAGGAGCGAGGGTAAAGTCGTCATTGCCTATTGAAAGTTCACACTTCACAGCTCAAAAGGCACTTCGGCCTAATTCCCCAAAAACCAACCCCCTCCTccgcaaaaaaataaataaataaataaattcggTTTAGATCCAATTTTATGCCGAAAtctactttttctttaaaaaaatatatctaaACTTTAGGTCCAGTCAAAATCTGTCCTGAACCTTTTATTTGTCAAGACAAAAACAGTTTTTTTgtccaataaaaaaatcactaaattttaGTCTAGTCCCAAATTCACCCCCAATAGCTCTATATCAAAAAATTACCATTAACCGTCCCTAATTTTCATATATAAGGACGATTTCATTTTAGAGATAATTTTCTAGGATTTGTTATTGAAGTGGAAGTGCCTCATCAAGTTGGAATAGGATCACGAGgtaaatttgagaataaattgaaAGCTTGTGATTTTTTTAGACCGAATAAAATTCGGTATAGATTTGGAACTATATCTAATGTTGGAAAGATTTCCGAGACAAAAAAAGGTTTGGGATAGAACTAAGATTAAACCAAAAGTTTGAGATTCTTTAGGAAACTTTTCAAAACACCTATTAGCCATTATTAAGTATGAAAATTCGTGTATTTTTGGGGATTCACTACATAACACACATATAATGTGAGCAGGAAGAAAATATTAACATGATACGATTATATAATAGAATTAGTCCAATTCGAAGTTATCAACATGAATgagataaattaataattttctcaGGTCACACAACATAAATGCAATACTAATTTCTCAACCAAGCATTCTTCACCTAAGGTCACATGACAACATCATTCCACAATATGAAGCTCGACAAAGTGTCCAGCCTTCTAATTGAACGCTTGTGAGTCTCGTGGCGATGTGGTCTTGCCCAAGGTCACGCAACCCTAATGTCACATCACTTGAGCTCGCTCAGTCAAACATCATATCACTTTATTAACATCTTGATATTACTAGGATGGTGGAGGAGAAATCGCTaataattcaaaagtttaaaaaagttttaatttatttggtaagaaaaatcttcaaatggGTAAAAATGAGCAACTCATTTACCAACCTTATCTCTTTTTAGTCGTCGAAAATATTATATTGTACCAAAAAAGGatatatttccttttccttcgtTTTACTAAGCTTCCTCCGGACTCATCCGAAACTTTTGTTCTAAATGGACGAAAATGCCCATGAACTAGGCTCAGAAGGACAAGGGCATTTATGGGCATTTCCGGGTAAAGTGGGGAGCGtcgtaagaaaaagaaagacagtTCATCCCCCCCAATTTCAAATAGCACCAAACGGCTACTTCCCTACCAATCCTTCCCCAAGAATTCTCAGAGGAGGTCGTCGGCTCTCCCGAATTCGCTCCTCAAACGCTCGAAATTCCCCCCGGAAAATCTCTCGAATcctgcatctctctctctttccggCCTCGATTCCGTCGGCTGTTCGATCGCGCGCGCGCTCCGGGGTTTCGGTCCGGTCCGATTGTCGTTgtcgcggcggcggaggagagaAGACGGGAGGATGAACTCGAAACCCTGTATGAAGATCCGAGTCGTGGCGAGAATCAGAGGCCACGGGGATCGGGAGGCCAAGCCTTGGATCTCCGTCCACAGGCCTAACGGAGAGGACTCGGAGACCGTCGCCTTGTCTTTCGACGCTCCGTCTGCTAGGTTACTCTCTCTGTCCCCGAGCTCGTGCGTGCcgattttttcacttttttttttctttttttaccttttctggTTGCGGTTTTTACGTTTCCTGTGCGTGTGTTGATGGAAGGAAGCTAGGGAAGATTAGGAGTGTTTACTCCGCGACTGCTCTGTCCGGATTGGGGTGCGGTGGGATCGTGTGGATGATGTTGATTTTCTCCTGTTGGATTGCTGAGGCGAGTAGACGTAATTTGTGCGCGGACATACACACGCGTGTATGCGCAGAACTATTGtcgtgttttttcttttctggataAAGTCGTTTTTTTTTCGGTGGGAAACGAGAGAAGATGGGAATTTATGAGAGAGAAGTAATGTTTACATATCCTATCTAATGTCCATGAACTTTTAGCATGTGTTAAGAAGAGAAGTCCAGCATTTTGGATTTCCAGTACTGGGATTTTGCAGATAATGCTGAAATAGCCTGTCGATTCCACTTTCTTCGGGTAATATGTGGGCTTTAGATGGCTAAATCGCCCTTATTTTGCAGTAAAAAAGAATCCCATCAAGTGCACTACTGCTATGAGCCTAATGAAGACAATGATAGGATATACATTAGAGAGATCAAGCCTTTTATATCGGAAGTTTTTGACGGTCATAATTTCACTACCATTGCTTATGGGGCTAGAGGCAGTGGAAAGACATGCTTAATTCAGGTTAGATTTGATAACTTTGATCTTTTCGGCAAATATTATTCATGAATCTCAGTTCTAGCGTATGCTGTGGTTATTGATAAGTCTATCTTTTGAAGGGCTCgggggagagtccgggcttggCTGCACTAGCCATTGAAGACATTACCCAAATGGCTGAAAGAGCGGAGAGACTTGTTGCAATATCTTTTTATGAGATTTACCAAGACCAGGTCTATGATCTGCTGAAATCAGATAGGGCAGCTGTTTCGATACTTGA
The sequence above is drawn from the Eucalyptus grandis isolate ANBG69807.140 chromosome 11, ASM1654582v1, whole genome shotgun sequence genome and encodes:
- the LOC104424428 gene encoding 60S ribosomal protein L36-2, with amino-acid sequence MAPKQPSTGLFVGLNKGHIVTKKELAPRPSDRKGKTSKRVHFVRSLIREVAGFAPYEKRITELLKVGKDKRALKVAKRKLGTHKRAKKKREEMSNVLRKMRSAGGGEKKK